A genomic region of Micromonospora sp. NBRC 110009 contains the following coding sequences:
- the hrpA gene encoding ATP-dependent RNA helicase HrpA, with the protein MQNPAVPAAPETARDLHRRLSPLMFRDQRRLERRLDGVRRLRDPQRRDAALAEIATEVARAEARLASRQAAVPTITYPAQLPVSERKDDIAAAIRDHQVVIVAGETGSGKTTQLPKICLELGRGITGLIGHTQPRRLAARTVADRIAEELGTELGDVVGYKVRFTDQVGENSLVKLMTDGILLAELQTDRMLRQYDTLIIDEAHERSLNIDFILGYLKQLLPRRPDLKVVITSATIETDRFARHFADAEGNPAPIVEVSGRTYPVEVRYRPLVEVIEAEEEDDGDEENVRDQIQAIGDAVEELAAEGPGDILVFLSGEREIRDTAEALGKLVQKKRSLLGTEILPLYARLSSAEQHRVFAPHSGRRVVLATNVAETSLTVPGIKYVVDPGTARISRYSSRLKVQRLPIEPVSQASANQRKGRCGRTSDGICIRLYDEPDFESRPEFTDPEILRTNLASVILQMTSIGLGDIAAFPFIDPPDRRNVTDGVNLLHELGALNPAESDPAKRLTPLGRRLAQLPVDPRLARMVLEGERNGCATEVVVIAAALSIQDPRERPADRQAQADQAHARFADRESDFVAYLNLWRYLREQQRALSSSAFRRMCKAEYLNYLRVREWQDIVSQLRQVLRSSDKGDGRRGGGADLPEEIDTPKVHQSLLPGLLSHLGLKDAQKHEYLGARGAKFGIFPGSALFKKPPRWVMAAELVETSRLWGRVAGRVEPEWVEPLAQHLVKRSYSEPHWEKKQAAVMAYEKVTLYGIPIVTSRKVNFGRIDAGLSRELFIRHALVEGDWQTHHQFWRDNQRLLAEVEELENRARRRDILVDDETIYHFYDERIPADVVSGRHFDTWWKKTRRERPDLLTFTRELLINSGRGGVDEADYPDEWRADGVALPLTYTFDPGTPTDGVTVDIPLPLLNQVPAESFDWQVPGLREELVIALIRSLPKAIRRNFVPVPDFARAALAAITPGEEPLLGALTRQLRRMTGVTVPPEAWDPAKLPPHLRVSFRVLGEDEKPVAEGKDLPALQRQLRQEVRQVVAAAAPDVARTGLREWSIGTLPRTIEQVRAGYAVTAYPALVDEGATVGVKVFDSPAEQEAAHWAGTRRLLRLTVPSPAKFLQGRLSNEAKLALSRNPHGGVQALIEDAAGAAIDKLMADAGGPAWDAEGFAALRDKVRADLIDTVVEVMNRVRQVLAAGYAVEQRLGATKNLAVVAALADIRSQLDGLVHKGFITEAGHARLPDLLRYLTAIERRLDRLPGNPQRDKQQQDRIAVVQREYQDMLAALPEAKRQSAAVRQVRWMIEELRVNVFAQALGTPYPVSEQRIYRAMDDAEGR; encoded by the coding sequence ATGCAGAATCCAGCCGTACCCGCCGCCCCCGAGACCGCCCGCGACCTGCACCGCCGCCTCTCTCCCCTGATGTTCCGCGACCAGCGCCGGCTGGAGCGGCGGCTGGACGGGGTCCGGAGGTTGCGCGACCCGCAACGGCGCGACGCGGCGCTGGCCGAGATCGCCACGGAGGTGGCCCGGGCCGAGGCGCGGCTGGCGAGCCGGCAGGCCGCCGTGCCGACGATCACGTACCCGGCGCAGCTGCCGGTCAGCGAGCGCAAGGACGACATCGCCGCCGCGATCCGCGACCACCAGGTGGTGATCGTGGCCGGCGAGACCGGCTCCGGCAAGACCACCCAGCTGCCCAAGATCTGCCTGGAGCTGGGCCGCGGGATCACCGGCCTGATCGGGCACACCCAGCCCCGGCGGCTCGCGGCGCGCACGGTGGCGGACCGGATCGCCGAGGAGCTCGGCACCGAGCTGGGCGACGTGGTCGGCTACAAGGTCCGCTTCACCGATCAGGTCGGCGAGAACAGCCTGGTCAAGCTGATGACCGACGGCATCCTGCTGGCCGAGTTGCAGACCGACCGGATGCTGCGCCAGTACGACACACTGATCATCGACGAGGCGCACGAGCGCAGCCTCAACATCGACTTCATCCTCGGCTACCTCAAGCAGCTCCTCCCCCGCCGTCCCGACCTCAAGGTGGTCATCACCTCGGCGACCATCGAGACCGACCGGTTCGCCCGGCACTTCGCCGACGCCGAGGGCAACCCGGCGCCGATCGTCGAGGTGTCCGGCCGGACCTATCCGGTGGAGGTGCGCTACCGGCCGCTGGTCGAGGTGATCGAGGCCGAGGAGGAGGACGACGGGGACGAGGAGAACGTCCGCGACCAGATCCAGGCCATCGGCGACGCGGTCGAGGAGCTGGCCGCCGAGGGGCCCGGCGACATCCTGGTCTTCCTCAGCGGCGAGCGGGAGATCCGGGACACCGCCGAGGCGCTCGGCAAGCTGGTGCAGAAGAAGCGCTCCCTGCTGGGCACCGAGATCCTCCCGCTGTACGCCCGGCTCTCCAGCGCCGAGCAGCACCGGGTCTTCGCCCCGCACAGCGGACGGCGGGTGGTGCTGGCCACCAACGTCGCGGAGACCTCGCTGACCGTCCCCGGCATCAAGTACGTGGTGGACCCGGGGACGGCCCGGATCTCCCGCTACTCCAGCCGGCTCAAGGTGCAGCGGCTGCCGATCGAGCCGGTCTCGCAGGCGTCGGCCAACCAGCGCAAGGGCCGCTGCGGCCGGACCTCGGACGGCATCTGCATCCGCCTCTACGACGAGCCGGACTTCGAGTCCCGGCCCGAGTTCACCGACCCGGAGATCCTGCGGACCAACCTCGCCTCGGTCATCCTCCAGATGACCTCGATCGGGCTCGGCGACATCGCCGCCTTCCCGTTCATCGACCCGCCGGACCGGCGCAACGTCACCGACGGCGTCAACCTGCTGCACGAGCTGGGCGCGCTGAACCCCGCCGAGAGCGACCCGGCGAAGCGGCTCACCCCGCTCGGCCGGCGGCTCGCCCAGCTCCCGGTCGACCCCCGGCTGGCCCGGATGGTCCTCGAGGGCGAGCGCAACGGCTGCGCCACCGAGGTGGTCGTGATCGCCGCCGCGCTCTCCATCCAGGACCCGCGCGAGCGGCCCGCCGACCGGCAGGCCCAGGCCGACCAGGCGCACGCCCGGTTCGCCGACCGGGAGTCGGACTTCGTCGCCTACCTCAACCTCTGGCGCTACCTGCGCGAACAGCAGCGGGCGCTGTCCTCCAGCGCCTTTCGCCGGATGTGCAAGGCGGAGTACCTCAACTACCTGCGGGTCCGCGAGTGGCAGGACATCGTCAGCCAGCTGCGCCAGGTGCTGCGAAGCTCGGACAAGGGTGACGGCCGACGTGGCGGCGGCGCGGACCTGCCGGAGGAGATCGACACCCCGAAGGTGCACCAGTCCCTGCTGCCCGGCCTGCTCTCGCACCTCGGGCTCAAGGACGCGCAGAAGCACGAGTACCTGGGGGCGCGTGGGGCGAAGTTCGGCATCTTCCCCGGGTCGGCGCTGTTCAAGAAGCCGCCGCGCTGGGTGATGGCCGCCGAGCTGGTGGAGACCTCCCGGCTCTGGGGCCGGGTGGCCGGCCGGGTCGAACCCGAGTGGGTGGAGCCGCTGGCGCAGCACCTGGTCAAGCGCAGCTACAGCGAGCCGCACTGGGAGAAGAAGCAGGCCGCCGTGATGGCCTACGAGAAGGTCACCCTGTACGGCATCCCGATCGTCACCTCCCGCAAGGTCAATTTCGGGCGGATCGACGCGGGCCTGAGCCGCGAGCTGTTCATCCGGCACGCCCTGGTGGAGGGCGACTGGCAGACCCACCACCAGTTCTGGCGGGACAACCAGCGGCTGCTGGCCGAGGTGGAGGAGCTGGAGAACCGGGCCCGGCGGCGCGACATCCTGGTCGACGACGAGACGATCTACCACTTCTACGACGAGCGGATCCCCGCCGACGTGGTCTCCGGCCGGCACTTCGACACCTGGTGGAAGAAGACCCGGCGGGAGCGGCCGGACCTGCTCACCTTCACCCGCGAGCTGCTGATCAACTCCGGTCGCGGCGGGGTGGACGAGGCCGACTACCCGGACGAGTGGCGGGCGGACGGGGTGGCCCTCCCGCTGACCTACACCTTCGACCCGGGGACCCCGACCGACGGCGTCACCGTGGACATCCCGCTGCCGCTGCTCAACCAGGTGCCGGCCGAGAGCTTCGACTGGCAGGTGCCGGGCCTGCGCGAGGAGCTGGTGATCGCGCTGATCCGGTCGCTGCCCAAGGCGATCCGGCGCAACTTCGTCCCGGTGCCCGACTTCGCCCGGGCGGCCCTCGCGGCGATCACGCCCGGGGAGGAGCCGCTGCTCGGCGCGCTCACCCGGCAGCTGCGCCGGATGACCGGGGTGACCGTCCCGCCGGAGGCCTGGGACCCGGCGAAGCTGCCGCCGCACCTGCGGGTCAGCTTCCGGGTGCTCGGTGAGGACGAGAAGCCGGTCGCCGAGGGCAAGGACCTGCCGGCCCTGCAACGCCAGCTCCGCCAGGAGGTACGCCAGGTGGTCGCGGCCGCCGCCCCGGACGTCGCCCGGACGGGCCTCCGTGAGTGGAGCATCGGCACCCTGCCGCGGACCATCGAGCAGGTCCGCGCCGGGTACGCGGTGACCGCGTACCCGGCCCTGGTCGATGAGGGCGCCACCGTCGGGGTGAAGGTGTTCGACTCCCCGGCCGAGCAGGAGGCCGCGCACTGGGCGGGCACCCGCCGGCTGCTCCGGCTGACCGTGCCGTCCCCGGCGAAGTTCCTCCAGGGGCGGCTGAGCAACGAGGCCAAGCTGGCGCTCAGCCGCAACCCGCACGGCGGGGTGCAGGCGCTGATCGAGGACGCGGCCGGCGCCGCGATCGACAAGCTGATGGCGGACGCGGGCGGCCCGGCCTGGGACGCCGAGGGGTTCGCCGCGCTGCGCGACAAGGTCCGCGCCGACCTGATCGACACCGTGGTCGAGGTGATGAACCGGGTCCGCCAGGTGCTGGCCGCCGGGTACGCGGTGGAGCAGCGGCTCGGCGCCACGAAGAACCTCGCGGTGGTGGCGGCCCTGGCCGACATCCGCAGCCAGCTCGACGGCCTGGTGCACAAGGGCTTCATCACCGAGGCCGGCCACGCCCGCCTGCCCGACCTGCTGCGCTATCTGACCGCGATCGAGCGGCGGCTGGACCGGCTGCCCGGCAACCCGCAGCGGGACAAGCAGCAGCAGGACCGGATCGCCGTGGTGCAGCGGGAGTACCAGGACATGCTGGCCGCGCTGCCTGAGGCGAAGCGGCAGTCGGCGGCGGTCCGGCAGGTCCGCTGGATGATCGAGGAGCTGCGGGTGAACGTCTTCGCCCAGGCGCTCGGCACCCCGTACCCGGTCTCCGAGCAGCGGATCTACCGGGCGATGGACGACGCCGAGGGCCGCTGA
- a CDS encoding LysR family transcriptional regulator, translated as MQLHQLRYFVAVAEVRHFTQAADLVGITQPSLSKQIHALETDLGAPLFERVRGNIALTAAGEVLLPLAKRILADVETATREVQELVGLRRGRVRLGATPSLATALAPPVLRRFRDAHPTVDLRVEEGGSQDLVRDLLRGDLDLALIIMPSAGTDPGLRADPILRESLVVASVDPLPAASATGQVRITDLRDQPLVMFRQGYDLRDATLQACRDAGFEPTLSVDGGELDAVLSFVEAGLGAALVPGIAVARRAGIRVTRLAPPGVRRTIAVARRRDVVPTHAGRELRRILLEYVHDATAADQLPAGVEPL; from the coding sequence ATGCAGCTGCATCAGCTCCGGTACTTCGTCGCGGTCGCAGAAGTACGACATTTCACCCAAGCTGCCGATCTGGTGGGCATCACCCAGCCCTCCCTGAGTAAGCAAATTCACGCCCTGGAGACCGACCTGGGGGCCCCGTTGTTCGAGCGGGTAAGGGGCAACATCGCCCTCACCGCGGCGGGCGAGGTGCTGCTGCCGCTGGCCAAGCGGATCCTCGCCGACGTGGAAACCGCCACCCGCGAGGTGCAGGAGCTGGTCGGGCTGCGCCGGGGCCGGGTCCGGCTCGGCGCCACTCCCAGCCTGGCCACCGCGCTCGCGCCTCCGGTGCTGCGCCGGTTCCGCGACGCCCACCCCACCGTCGACCTGCGGGTGGAGGAGGGCGGCTCCCAGGACCTGGTCCGCGACCTGCTCCGCGGCGACCTCGACCTGGCGCTGATCATCATGCCGTCGGCCGGGACGGACCCCGGCCTGCGCGCCGACCCGATCCTGCGGGAGAGCCTGGTGGTCGCCTCGGTGGACCCGCTGCCGGCCGCCTCCGCCACCGGCCAGGTGCGCATCACCGACCTGCGCGACCAGCCCCTGGTGATGTTCCGCCAGGGCTACGACCTGCGCGACGCCACCCTGCAGGCGTGCCGCGACGCCGGCTTCGAGCCGACCCTGTCGGTGGACGGCGGGGAGCTGGACGCCGTGCTCAGCTTCGTCGAGGCCGGGCTCGGCGCGGCCCTGGTGCCCGGCATCGCGGTGGCCCGCCGGGCCGGCATCCGGGTCACCCGGCTCGCCCCGCCCGGCGTACGCCGGACCATCGCGGTGGCCCGCCGCCGGGACGTCGTCCCGACCCACGCCGGCCGCGAGCTGCGCCGCATCCTCCTGGAGTACGTGCACGACGCCACCGCCGCCGACCAGCTCCCGGCCGGCGTGGAGCCGCTGTAG
- a CDS encoding succinate dehydrogenase cytochrome b subunit: MAVTGIILVLFLVAHMLGNLKIFTGETSFDHYAHWLREIGTPLLPSTWYLWIQRTVLTVAVLAHIASATVLAVRARAARPVRYAHRKKIHVNYAARTMRWGGVIILLFVIYHILDLTTGHLNPQGDASNPYGNVVADFAPERWYVTLFYVLAIVTLGFHLRHGAFSAFRSLGQQTPKGEQRARTAALVFAVVLCAGYLVVPFAVLTGLVA, translated from the coding sequence ATGGCGGTGACGGGCATCATCCTGGTGCTGTTCCTGGTCGCGCACATGCTCGGCAACCTCAAGATCTTCACGGGCGAGACCTCGTTCGACCACTACGCGCACTGGCTGCGCGAGATCGGGACGCCGCTGCTGCCGTCGACCTGGTACCTGTGGATCCAGCGCACGGTCCTCACCGTCGCCGTGCTGGCGCACATCGCCTCGGCCACCGTCCTGGCCGTGCGCGCCCGGGCCGCTCGCCCGGTGCGGTACGCGCACCGCAAGAAGATCCACGTGAACTACGCGGCCCGCACGATGCGCTGGGGTGGGGTGATCATCCTGCTCTTCGTGATCTACCACATCCTGGACCTGACCACCGGTCACCTGAACCCGCAGGGCGACGCGAGCAACCCCTACGGCAACGTGGTGGCCGACTTCGCCCCGGAGCGGTGGTACGTCACCCTCTTCTACGTCCTGGCGATCGTCACGCTCGGCTTCCACCTGCGCCACGGCGCCTTCAGCGCGTTCCGCAGCCTCGGCCAGCAGACCCCGAAGGGCGAGCAGCGGGCCCGCACCGCCGCGCTGGTCTTCGCCGTCGTGCTCTGCGCCGGCTACCTGGTGGTCCCGTTCGCCGTACTCACCGGATTGGTGGCCTGA
- a CDS encoding fumarate reductase/succinate dehydrogenase flavoprotein subunit, with the protein MDLYTEGDPIADTKAPDGPIETRWDRHRFEMKLVNPANRRKLTVIVVGTGLAGGSAAATLAEQGYHVKSYCYQDSPRRAHSIAAQGGINAAKNYRNDGDSVHRLFYDTVKGGDFRSRESNVHRLAEVSVNIIDQCVAQGVPFAREYGGLLDTRSFGGAQVQRTFYARGQTGQQLLLGAYQALERQIGLGNVEMNARHEMLELVIVDGRARGIVVRDLVTGEISTEMADAVVLASGGYGNVFYLSTNAKGCNVTASWRAHRKGAYFANPCYTQIHPTCIPVSGDHQSKLTLMSESLRNDGRVWVPKAKGDTRGPKDIPEDERDYYLERIYPSFGNLVPRDIASRAAKNVCDEGRGVGPGGLGVYLDFADAINRLGRKAIEAKYGNLFEMYERITGEDPYQVPMRIYPAVHYTMGGLWVDYDLQSSIPGLFVIGEANFSDHGANRLGASALMQGLADGYFVLPNTLANYLASGPLEKVDASHPEAVAARTEVEERLQRLLAINGDRTVDSFHRELGQIMWEHCGMERSEAGLRKAIDEIRTLRDEFWQRVRVPGDGEGLNQSLEKAGRVADFFELAELMCIDALHREESCGGHFRAEHQTPDGEAQRDDDRFSYVAAWEYTSDGQPVLHKEDLTFEYVHPTQRSYK; encoded by the coding sequence ATGGATCTCTACACCGAAGGCGACCCGATCGCCGACACCAAGGCTCCGGATGGCCCCATCGAGACCCGGTGGGACCGCCACCGGTTCGAGATGAAGCTGGTCAACCCGGCCAACCGCCGGAAGCTGACCGTCATCGTGGTGGGCACCGGCCTGGCCGGCGGGTCGGCCGCGGCGACCCTCGCCGAGCAGGGCTACCACGTCAAGTCCTACTGCTACCAGGACAGCCCGCGCCGGGCGCACTCGATCGCCGCCCAGGGCGGCATCAACGCCGCCAAGAACTACCGCAACGACGGTGACTCGGTGCACCGGCTCTTCTACGACACCGTCAAGGGCGGGGACTTCCGCTCCCGCGAGTCGAACGTGCACCGGCTGGCCGAGGTCTCGGTCAACATCATCGACCAGTGCGTCGCCCAGGGCGTCCCGTTCGCCCGCGAGTACGGCGGCCTGCTCGACACCCGCTCCTTCGGCGGCGCGCAGGTACAGCGCACCTTCTACGCCCGGGGCCAGACGGGCCAGCAGCTGCTGCTCGGCGCGTACCAGGCGCTGGAGCGGCAGATCGGCCTGGGCAACGTGGAGATGAACGCCCGCCACGAGATGCTCGAGCTGGTCATCGTCGACGGCCGGGCCCGCGGCATCGTGGTGCGGGACCTGGTCACCGGTGAGATCAGCACCGAGATGGCCGACGCGGTGGTGCTCGCCTCCGGCGGCTACGGCAACGTCTTCTACCTCTCCACCAACGCCAAGGGCTGCAACGTCACCGCCTCCTGGCGGGCGCACCGCAAGGGCGCGTACTTCGCGAACCCCTGCTACACGCAGATCCACCCGACCTGCATCCCGGTCTCCGGCGACCACCAGTCGAAGCTGACCCTGATGAGCGAGTCGCTGCGCAACGACGGCCGGGTCTGGGTGCCCAAGGCCAAGGGCGACACCCGCGGCCCGAAGGACATCCCCGAGGACGAGCGGGACTACTACCTGGAGCGGATCTACCCCTCCTTCGGCAACCTGGTCCCCCGGGACATCGCCTCCCGCGCCGCGAAGAACGTCTGCGACGAGGGCCGCGGTGTCGGCCCGGGCGGGCTCGGCGTCTACCTCGACTTCGCCGACGCGATCAACCGGCTCGGCCGCAAGGCCATCGAGGCCAAGTACGGCAACCTCTTCGAGATGTACGAGCGGATCACCGGGGAGGACCCGTACCAGGTCCCGATGCGGATCTACCCCGCCGTGCACTACACGATGGGTGGCCTCTGGGTCGACTACGACCTCCAGTCGAGCATCCCGGGCCTGTTCGTGATCGGCGAGGCGAACTTCTCCGACCACGGCGCGAACCGCCTCGGCGCCTCGGCGCTGATGCAGGGCCTGGCCGACGGCTACTTCGTGCTGCCGAACACTCTGGCGAACTACCTGGCCTCCGGCCCGCTGGAGAAGGTCGACGCCAGCCACCCCGAGGCGGTGGCGGCGCGGACCGAGGTCGAGGAGCGGCTCCAGCGGCTGCTGGCGATCAACGGCGACCGCACGGTGGACTCGTTCCACCGGGAGCTGGGCCAGATCATGTGGGAGCACTGCGGCATGGAGCGCTCCGAGGCCGGGCTGCGCAAGGCGATCGACGAGATCCGCACCCTGCGCGACGAGTTCTGGCAGCGGGTCCGCGTCCCGGGCGACGGCGAGGGGCTCAACCAGTCGCTGGAGAAGGCCGGCCGGGTGGCCGACTTCTTCGAGCTGGCCGAGCTCATGTGCATCGACGCCCTGCACCGCGAAGAGTCCTGCGGCGGCCACTTCCGGGCCGAGCACCAGACCCCCGACGGTGAGGCGCAGCGCGACGACGACCGGTTCTCCTACGTAGCGGCCTGGGAGTACACCAGCGACGGCCAGCCCGTGCTGCACAAGGAAGACCTGACCTTCGAATACGTCCACCCCACGCAGCGGAGCTACAAGTGA
- a CDS encoding succinate dehydrogenase/fumarate reductase iron-sulfur subunit yields the protein MNLTLRIWRQTGPEDKGQMVTYPVQDVSPDMSFLEMLDVLNERLILDGEEPVAFDHDCREGICGMCSLMINGEAHGPQRGTTACQLHMRQFSDGDTIDIEPWRARAFPVVKDLVVNRNAFDQIIAAGGYVTAPTGSAPEAHSTPVAKADADAAFESAACIGCGACVAACPNGSGMLFTAAKINQLSLLPQGQPERYTRVIGMVDAHDEAGFGGCTNIGECAAACPKGIPLNTIGRLNRDYLKATAKRAGTPGS from the coding sequence GTGAACCTGACCCTGCGCATCTGGCGCCAGACGGGCCCCGAGGACAAGGGTCAGATGGTGACCTACCCGGTGCAGGACGTGTCCCCGGACATGTCCTTCCTGGAGATGCTCGACGTGCTCAACGAGCGGCTGATCCTCGACGGCGAGGAGCCGGTCGCGTTCGACCACGACTGCCGCGAGGGCATCTGCGGCATGTGCAGCCTCATGATCAACGGTGAGGCGCACGGCCCGCAGCGCGGCACCACCGCCTGCCAGCTGCACATGCGGCAGTTCTCCGACGGCGACACGATCGACATCGAGCCGTGGCGCGCCCGGGCCTTCCCGGTCGTCAAGGACCTGGTGGTCAACCGCAACGCCTTCGACCAGATCATCGCCGCCGGCGGGTACGTCACCGCGCCGACCGGCAGCGCCCCCGAGGCCCACTCCACGCCGGTGGCCAAGGCCGACGCGGACGCCGCCTTCGAGTCGGCCGCCTGCATCGGCTGCGGCGCCTGCGTGGCGGCCTGCCCGAACGGCTCCGGCATGCTGTTCACCGCCGCCAAGATCAACCAGCTCTCGCTGCTGCCGCAGGGCCAGCCCGAGCGCTACACCCGGGTGATCGGCATGGTGGACGCGCACGACGAGGCCGGCTTCGGCGGCTGCACCAACATCGGTGAGTGCGCCGCGGCCTGCCCGAAGGGCATCCCGCTGAACACCATCGGCCGGCTCAACCGGGACTACCTCAAGGCGACGGCCAAGCGCGCCGGCACCCCGGGCTCCTGA
- a CDS encoding zinc-dependent alcohol dehydrogenase yields the protein MKALTWHGKRDVRVAEVPDPRIEEPTDAVVRVTSTAICGSDLHLYEVLGPYLKPGDVLGHEPMGIVEEVGPGVTRLKPGDRVVVPFNISCGSCWMCDRQLYAQCETTQVTSEGKGATLFGYTSLYGSVPGGQAEYLRVPQAQFGPIKIPATGPDERWLYLSDILPTAWQAVKYADTPPGGTLAVFGLGPVGQFAARIGRHLGAGRVIGLDLVPERLEMARRHGIEVLDVNELDDVPGALVDLVDGRGPDAVIDAVGMEAHGAPLGAFAQAAAGLLPDKLAQGMTDRAGVDRLVVLHAALKAVRRGGTVSISGVYGGEQDPMPLMEMFDRGLQLRMGQCHVKRWVDEIMPLLSADDDPLGVEDLRTHRLPLDRAPQAYEMFQQKRDGCVKVVLAP from the coding sequence ATGAAGGCACTGACCTGGCACGGCAAGCGTGACGTCCGCGTGGCGGAGGTGCCCGACCCCCGCATCGAGGAGCCGACCGACGCCGTCGTCCGGGTCACCTCGACCGCCATCTGCGGGTCCGACCTGCACCTGTACGAGGTGCTCGGGCCGTACCTGAAGCCGGGCGACGTGCTCGGGCACGAGCCGATGGGCATCGTCGAGGAGGTCGGCCCGGGGGTGACCCGGCTCAAGCCCGGCGACCGGGTGGTCGTCCCGTTCAACATCTCCTGCGGCTCCTGCTGGATGTGCGACCGGCAGCTCTACGCCCAGTGCGAGACCACCCAGGTCACCAGCGAGGGCAAGGGCGCGACCCTGTTCGGCTACACCTCGCTCTACGGCTCCGTCCCCGGCGGGCAGGCCGAATACCTGCGGGTCCCGCAGGCCCAGTTCGGCCCGATCAAGATCCCGGCGACCGGCCCCGACGAGCGCTGGCTCTACCTCTCCGACATCCTGCCCACCGCCTGGCAGGCGGTGAAGTACGCCGACACCCCACCCGGCGGCACCCTGGCCGTGTTCGGCCTCGGCCCGGTCGGGCAGTTCGCCGCCCGGATCGGGCGGCACCTCGGCGCGGGCCGGGTGATCGGGCTGGACCTGGTGCCGGAGCGGCTGGAGATGGCCCGCCGGCACGGCATCGAGGTGCTCGACGTCAACGAGCTGGACGACGTGCCCGGGGCGCTGGTCGACCTGGTCGACGGGCGCGGCCCGGACGCGGTGATCGACGCCGTCGGGATGGAGGCGCACGGCGCGCCGCTGGGCGCGTTCGCGCAGGCCGCCGCCGGGCTGCTCCCGGACAAGCTGGCCCAGGGCATGACCGACAGGGCGGGCGTGGATCGGCTCGTCGTGCTGCACGCCGCGCTCAAGGCGGTGCGGCGCGGCGGCACCGTGTCGATCTCGGGCGTGTACGGCGGCGAGCAGGACCCGATGCCGCTGATGGAGATGTTCGACCGGGGCCTCCAGCTGCGCATGGGGCAGTGCCACGTGAAGCGCTGGGTGGACGAGATCATGCCCCTGCTCTCCGCCGACGACGACCCGCTGGGCGTCGAGGACCTGCGTACCCACCGGCTGCCCCTGGACCGGGCGCCGCAGGCGTACGAGATGTTCCAGCAGAAGCGGGACGGCTGCGTCAAGGTCGTGCTCGCGCCGTGA
- a CDS encoding SDR family NAD(P)-dependent oxidoreductase has translation MSRTVVITGATSGIGRAVARELAGRGDRLVLAARSPATLAEVRDECRAAGAAVLVVPVDVTAPGAVAGLADAAEAEFGGIDVWVHTAAVMAYGRFDEVPAEAFEQVVRTDLLAAAEAARVALRRFRAASAGTLILVGSVLGHITAPYMSGYVAAKWGLQGLARALQQEARETPGVRICLVNPGSVDTPVYRQAANYLGRIGRPPPPITTPERVARAIAHCVDRPRREVSVGRLNLFMRFGFTVLPGMYDVLVGPLMRLAGLSRQPVGPHEGILFTPNPLGEAARGGWLPDLPRVVRSVGGATAAAGSAVLRRLR, from the coding sequence GTGAGCCGGACGGTGGTGATCACCGGCGCGACCAGCGGAATCGGCCGGGCGGTGGCCCGGGAGTTGGCCGGCCGCGGGGATCGCCTGGTCCTCGCGGCCCGGTCCCCCGCCACCCTCGCCGAGGTCCGCGACGAGTGCCGCGCGGCCGGCGCGGCGGTGCTGGTCGTACCGGTGGACGTCACCGCGCCCGGCGCGGTGGCCGGCCTGGCCGACGCGGCCGAGGCGGAGTTCGGCGGCATCGACGTCTGGGTGCACACCGCCGCGGTGATGGCGTACGGCCGCTTCGACGAGGTGCCGGCCGAGGCCTTCGAGCAGGTGGTCCGCACCGACCTGCTGGCCGCGGCCGAGGCGGCCCGGGTGGCGCTGCGCCGGTTCCGGGCCGCCTCGGCCGGCACGCTGATCCTGGTCGGGTCGGTCCTCGGCCACATCACCGCGCCCTACATGAGCGGGTACGTGGCGGCCAAGTGGGGCCTGCAGGGCCTGGCCCGGGCGTTGCAGCAGGAGGCCCGGGAGACGCCGGGCGTCCGGATCTGCCTGGTCAACCCCGGCAGCGTCGACACGCCGGTCTACCGGCAGGCGGCCAACTACCTGGGCCGGATCGGCCGGCCGCCGCCCCCGATCACCACCCCCGAACGGGTGGCCCGGGCGATCGCCCACTGCGTCGACCGGCCCCGCCGGGAGGTGTCGGTGGGCCGGCTCAACCTGTTCATGCGGTTCGGCTTCACCGTGCTGCCCGGCATGTACGACGTGCTGGTCGGGCCGCTGATGCGGCTCGCCGGGCTGAGCCGACAGCCGGTCGGGCCGCACGAGGGCATCCTGTTCACCCCGAACCCGCTCGGCGAGGCGGCACGCGGCGGCTGGCTGCCCGACCTGCCGCGGGTGGTCCGTTCGGTGGGCGGAGCCACCGCCGCGGCCGGCTCGGCCGTGCTGCGCCGGCTCCGCTGA